TAATCTTACGTTGTGTCGAGGATAAAAGCTACCAGGAGATCGGTTTGATTCTCGGCAAAAACAGCGCCAGCCTTCGTAAAAAATACGAACGTACATCTGCAAAATTTCGAAAGTATTATGCTCAAGTGAAGGGAGTGGGAGTGTATGAATATGGACAAGGATCGGGATTTGAAAAAACTGTTTGATGACCCGCGCATTCCCGACGCCGACTTGACAGGAAAAGTAATGAGAATACTACATGCTAAGCCAAAAGAAAAGGAGAGGTTTTTTGTGAAATATAAAGTTGCTTTGACTGCGTTTGTAGGGATGATGTTAATGGCCTCCACGGGTTATGCGGCAGTTCAATATCATTCTTTGAACAACAAGGATGGCGAAGTCGTATATGAGACTAAATCGACGAAAGATTACGGAAAAACAGAATCGAAAGATGAGGTAGAGCGTTACAAGGCATTTTATGAACTTAAGGATAAGGTGCTAAAGAACGGGGAAGCTGGGCTGTTCTATATGGTTGCCAATAACCCGAATCATGAAACAATTCTTGGAACGAAGGTGACTATCTTCCAAGATCTTTCTCAATTGCGCGATAAGATTACGGATAAATCCATTAAGATCGCAGACAAAGTCAATGGAAATTATACATTCCAAAAGGCGGACGTAATCTTTAAAAATGCTCAGGAAGTGAATCCTCCTTCTTCGGAAGAAAAAAAGAAAATGGCAGAAAAGCTGAGAAAGCAGGCGGAAGAATCCAATCAGGGATATGCCATGATGCCGGTTGAAATGACAGATCAGTTTTTCCTTCTCTTTGCTACGTATCAAAATGGCGAAGATGAAATCGGGGTTGATATCACTAATCTGAGTGGAAAGAGCGATCCTACAATGTATATTGACGAGAACGTTGAATTTAAGCAGGAGAAGGTTCAAGTGAAGGGAGTAGAAATGCTGCATACAGAATATGGTCCTTCGCAGACGCACGAGCTGAAATGGGTATACGAGAGCCCAGACAAAAAGGTAAAATACGCCTATACTTTACGTGGAGACATAAATAAAGTAAGCAAAGAAACTTTGATGAAAATTGCCGAAGGCTATTTGGAATAATAAATATTAAAACAACGGGAATCTTCTCCAAAGCTAATTGGGGTTGATTCCCGTTTTTCCTTTTGGCAGGGACCGGCTACATGCTTTATGATTGGACCGTTTCGGGCGCAAGGCAACGAAATAGATGGCCAATATAAATTTTATTCTAGACACTCATTTAATCGGCCCCGATTATTGAAGATAAAAGTGTTTTTCGTATTAATGAGATTAGTAAATCAGATTACTTATTTGAATAAGTTCATTTTAAAGTTTTCTCTATATAATCCCAATTAAATATTTTTTTCATTTCCTCATTTGCTTCTTGCTCACTAATATTACTTCCTTCATTCACCCACCAATTGAGTACGCCTAATGATGCACCGGAAAAGGCAGCTAAAGCGATCTCTGAAGAGAATGATAGGATTTGATTACTATTTTCATCTTGAATAACATTTTTAACCCCTTTATTCATCTCTTTCATAATGATGTACCTTAAAGAATCCTTTTCTTCTGTTAACAATTGTGAAAATAGTGCTTTATACTTCAATGACATGTTGAATAATTTAATCAGGTTTTCACGAATATTACCCTCAATAAATTGAAATTCCTTGGCTATATTTTGTAATCCATAAGCCATTAAATCATATTTATCATCAAAATGCGTATAAAACGTTGTGCGATGAACCATAGCTTCTTCACAAATTTCCTTTACAGAAATAGTATGAAATGAATGACGTTCTAGTAAAGTAAATAATGATTGAACTAAGAGTTTTCTAGTTCTCATGACGCGTAAGTCTTCTTTCTTTTTGTTATCCATTCAGCAAAATCTCCTTCGTGTCTAGTTAATCGACATTTTCGAAATACTGTTCGTTGCCTACATAAGTTATACACTATATCATATAAACTACAGCAGTACAAAAAATATACACGTGTATAAAATAGGCTGTTAAGTATATTTTAAGGGAGTGTAGCTAATATGAAGGATGATTTAAAGGTAGTTATTATTGGCGGTGGGCTTGGCGGAGCAGCAACAGCAACAGCGTTACACAAACGTGGTATTCAAGCGCATATATATGAGCAAGCACCAGAGTTAACTGAAGTAGGTGCTGGAATTGTTATGCATCCACCAACGCAACATTTATTATATAAATGGGGTTTAGGTGAGTTATGTGAAGAAAAAGGGAAAACTGTTGAAAAACTTGATATGTTAACAGCAAAAGGTGAATTAATAGCAGATGGCCCG
The nucleotide sequence above comes from Paenibacillus sp. IHBB 10380. Encoded proteins:
- a CDS encoding TetR/AcrR family transcriptional regulator, producing MDNKKKEDLRVMRTRKLLVQSLFTLLERHSFHTISVKEICEEAMVHRTTFYTHFDDKYDLMAYGLQNIAKEFQFIEGNIRENLIKLFNMSLKYKALFSQLLTEEKDSLRYIIMKEMNKGVKNVIQDENSNQILSFSSEIALAAFSGASLGVLNWWVNEGSNISEQEANEEMKKIFNWDYIEKTLK